The Thermococcus sp. 4557 genomic sequence GGCCGTATCTTTCCCCGCTCGGCCATCCACCGGCGGTACTGGAGGTTCACACTGTCGACGATTCTCCAGAACTCCACGTGGTCTATGCCAAAGCTCTCAATGTAACTCCTCGGAAGCTCGCCGGTTACGGTCTTTCTGTATGTCTCGTAATCCAGCTCGATGCCTCGCTCTCGAAGGGCGGGCATAACCCACTTCTCGTACCATTCCCTGTGGTCGTAGCCCTCGTAGTAAACCAGGGTTTCATCAACGTCGAATATCAATCCTTTGAGCATGCCTCGGCCTCCTGGACTGGTCATCATCCTTCAGCCGGTTGATCCTTCGTCATCGGCGTAGAAAGTAGGAAAAGGGAGTTAAAAACCTTCAGAACAGCTCCTCAAGCTTGACGTCGATCTTGTCCGGGTTGAAGGGTAGGACGTGCCTGGTGGTCTTCGGAGAGTAGACCTCACCGCGCTTGACGAGCTCCATGACCTCTTCTTTGCTCGGGGCCTTCCTGATGAAGACGTAGTCGATCTCGCCCTTGCCCATGTCCTCCCTCGCGTCCTCCTTGAGGCCGTAGTAGATGAGCTCGATTTTACCCTCGACGCTCATCTCGTCGAGGACCTTGCTGACCTTCTTCTGCTCATCAAGCCCGCCCGGAACGGCGAAGACCTTCTCACCAACGATGGCGAAGGCAATCTCGCCTCTCTCGGCCTTCTCCTCGGCCTCTGGATCTTCTATGACCTCGAGCCCCTCGGCCTTGAGCCTCTCGAGAACTTCCTCAAGGTTCCCCTTGAAGGCCGGGTACCAGGTGTAGACCTTGACGTCGTCGCTGAAGTAGTCGAGGATGACTGACGGAGCCTTCTTGGCGCCGAGCTTCTGGAGGCCGGCCCAGCGGTGGTGACCGTCGACGATGAGGTACATGTCTTCACCGGGAACCTTGGCGAGGAGCATGGGCTTCCAGAAGAGGCCGGAACCGGTGACGCTCTCGATGAAGGCCTCGAGCTCCTTCTGGACGAGCTGCTCGTGGGGCTTCATCTTGTCGAGCTCGATAAAAACGTAGTCAACCTTAACGGTCGGGATGTCGTACTTCGGAACCTTTTCAACTCCCATTTTCACAACCTCCGTGAGATTGAATCCGCGGCCTAAAATCGGAGGCAGGGAATAAAAAGGCTTCCCTTTCATATGAATATGGACTTCCGGTTATCCTCCGGCAGGTTGAACCAAAAAGTGAGGATTTTGAGGGACAACGATTAAAACACCAAAAGACCTAAACAACTCAGATGAGAAACATAGCGGATTTGCCCCTCCACGGCGGCCACGTTCCGGCGTGGCTGGCCCGGAGAATGAGGAAGCTCACCCGGTTAGTGTTAATTCTGGCGGTCGAGGAGTACGGAACGAAGGGTCTCCTCGAGAGGCTCTCCGACCCGGTCTGGTTTCAGGCCTTCAACAACGTCATCGGGATGGACTGGGACTCCTCGGGCTCAACCACCGTGACGGCTGGCATGATAAAGGACGCCCTCTGGAGGGAGGAGCTGGGGGTTAAAGCTGCCGGGGGCAAGGGAAAGAAGAGCCGGGCAACACCGGAGGAGCTGAAAACCATAGCAGAACTCTACGAACTCGACCCCGAGCCCTACGTAAGAACTTCACGGCTGGTCGCCAAGGTTGACACGGTTGCGCTCCAGACCGGCTACCAGCTCTACCACCACGTCTTCTTCCTCGATGAGGAGGGCCACTGGGCGGTGATACAGCAGGGTATGAACGAGAGGGAGAGGATGGCGAGGCGCTTCCACTGGTTCGACGCCGAGACCTTCACCCTCGACCCCCACAAGGCCATCTCCGGGCTCAGGAGGGAGTTCGCCCTCAACACTGTCTCGAAGGAGTCGAGGGAGTATCAGAAGACGCTCCTCGATGTGGTTCAAGAGAACCCGGTTAAGATAGAGCGCGAGCTGGAGAGCCTGAAAGCTATAGCCAAGGGCTACCGTCCGCTCGTTTACTACAAGCCCCGCGACCTCGATGAGGTTTCCATCCTGAGGCGCTACGAGAGCCTCGGAAGGTTTGAGCTGAACAAGAGGGCTCTGGAGTTTGCCCGGGAGCTGAGCGTGAATAACTACGAGGAGTTCCTCCTTCTGAAGGGCCTCGGGCCGAGCACGCTTAGGGCCCTGTCGCTCGTTCTGGAGCTCGTCTACGACGTCCACCCGAGCTGGAAGGATCCAGTAACTCACCCGCCCGACCCCTTCAAGTTCACATACGCCGTCGGAGGCAAGGACCGCGTTCCCTTCCCGATAGACAAGCCCGCCTACGATGAACTCATCTCCTTCCTCGAGGAGCTCGTCTCAAGGCATCCAGAGGAGAAAGCCCTCGTGAGGAACGTGACGAAGATAACCAAAAACTGGAAGTTCCCGGAGGGGGAGAAGAGGGCGACGTAAGGAACGTTTTGGAATCTCAGTCATATTGGACTTGGCATTGGGCATTGTTAGACGGATTAAATTTGGCTGTTGCATTGTTATTGTAAGTTACTGAAATAGTGTCAACCGTTATGATTTTAGGGGATTATACATTATCAAAATTCTTATGATAGTTACTCAGAATGAAAGGTTTCTAGGCATCTACATTGAAAAATTGCCAAATCAAGACAGAGCAGAAGTTACAAAGTCACCATCAAGAAAAAAGTTAAGAAAAAAGCTTTTTGAAAGTTCGCCGAAAAAACATAAGGGGGTACCGCATGAAGGCTTGCCGCCGTTCTCATGCGTTGTATGAGGACACTTGGGGTATCAAAGCGTGTAAAATGAAGAGCGGATTTACCCACCATGGATTCTGGGGCTTAGTGTAGGACAGAGGGGCATGTAATACGGAGATTCGGAGGACAAAATTCTGTCAACATTAGTGTTTGAGAAGACACAACCATTAATGTTC encodes the following:
- the serK gene encoding L-serine kinase SerK, encoding MGVEKVPKYDIPTVKVDYVFIELDKMKPHEQLVQKELEAFIESVTGSGLFWKPMLLAKVPGEDMYLIVDGHHRWAGLQKLGAKKAPSVILDYFSDDVKVYTWYPAFKGNLEEVLERLKAEGLEVIEDPEAEEKAERGEIAFAIVGEKVFAVPGGLDEQKKVSKVLDEMSVEGKIELIYYGLKEDAREDMGKGEIDYVFIRKAPSKEEVMELVKRGEVYSPKTTRHVLPFNPDKIDVKLEELF
- a CDS encoding DUF763 domain-containing protein, whose translation is MRNIADLPLHGGHVPAWLARRMRKLTRLVLILAVEEYGTKGLLERLSDPVWFQAFNNVIGMDWDSSGSTTVTAGMIKDALWREELGVKAAGGKGKKSRATPEELKTIAELYELDPEPYVRTSRLVAKVDTVALQTGYQLYHHVFFLDEEGHWAVIQQGMNERERMARRFHWFDAETFTLDPHKAISGLRREFALNTVSKESREYQKTLLDVVQENPVKIERELESLKAIAKGYRPLVYYKPRDLDEVSILRRYESLGRFELNKRALEFARELSVNNYEEFLLLKGLGPSTLRALSLVLELVYDVHPSWKDPVTHPPDPFKFTYAVGGKDRVPFPIDKPAYDELISFLEELVSRHPEEKALVRNVTKITKNWKFPEGEKRAT